The Triticum urartu cultivar G1812 chromosome 5, Tu2.1, whole genome shotgun sequence genome contains the following window.
tcctcaatatattgtttaacataggtattatggcataattatcatagcaatatttaagtatagcaaaaatTTTAGATTTGTGAAaggtagcatcatacttttcaatcaaagaagcaatttcataagcacccttaaaagcaacaaattcttcaatttgttgaacatcatagtaactataaacacctttagcataagaagataagattccattatcaataaactcacattggtaggaaaggtgtttcttagggtttttagaacaacaagtaaaagcatatatttcacataaattccaagcatagcattgcaaacgttgaatttgaccccataatagtttccctttttcagatatacggtgtcgcacataacaagcatgctcatctaaggatttgccctcaactacactagttggggtttcagcacgagcacatagggatcgaagatgatccaagtaataagcttccgcagtgtgatagattttgattggttcttcaaccataggttcagtaggtacaactaattttttaggtattttgcgtttcctacccataactaaagataggaaacaactaagaacaacaaataaaaattacttagtgataaagcaaacaagcacacacgagaatattcaccccacgctattgctccccggcaacggcgccagaaaaaggtcttgataacccacaagtataggggatcaattgtagcctctttcgataagtaagagtgtcgaacccaacgaggagctaaaggtagaacaaatattccctcaagttctatcgaccaccgatacaactctacgcacacttgacgttcactttaccggaaacaagtatgaaactagaagtactttgtaggtgttgttggataggtttgcaagataataaagagcaagtaaatataaagtaggggctgtttagatgaagacacaactaaattagttttagtaaagagcttttgtcaacaataaggttatttgtccctaggcaatcgataactagaccggtaatcattattgcaattttatttgagggaggggcataagctaacatactttctctacttggatcatatccacttatgattggaactctagaaagcatccacaactactaaagattcattaaggtaaaacccaaccatagcattaaagcatcaagtcccctttatcccaaacgcaaacaacctacttactcgggtctgtgcttctgtcactcacgccacccaccataagcaaatcataagcatattgcaaaccctacagcgggaatccctcacacttgagcgacacggagagcaccataggacaacaccaataataaaacatacaactcaaaccaatcttgattatcaaatagccattaggagaaaacagatctactcaaacatcataggatagccatacatcattgggaaataatatatagcgttgagcaccatgtttaagtagagattacagcggttaagagagaggttacaccgctgcatagagggaggaagagttggtgatgatggcggtgaagttgttggtgaagatcgtggtgatgatgatggcccccggtggcacttcggtgccaccagaagcgagggggagagagccccctccttcttcttccttgacctcctccctagatgggagaagggtttcccctctggtccatggcctccatggcatgggaggggcgagagcccctccgagattggatctatctctctgtctctctctggttctgcgttctgttctggctctgtttcaccgtttcgtatatatatggagatccgtaactccgattagCCTGAAACCTTCGTCGTGAtttttttttccgaatattagctttcttgcggcaaaagaagagcgtcaaccgccttacgatgggctcacgagggtagggggcgcgccctaggggggcgcgccccctgcctcgtgaccacctcgggcactggttcgcgttgattttccttccgaattttccatattttccaaaaataagctccgtccgtttttatcccgtttggactccatttgatatggatattctgcgaaaccaaaaacatgcaacagacaggaactggcactgggcactggatcaatatgttagtcccaaaaaaatataaaaagttgccaaaaagtgtatgaaagttgaataatattggcatggaacaatcaaaaattatagatacgacggaggcGTATCAGCTGGCCTAGTGGGTTGTAGGTGCATCCAATGCCCCTTGATAGTTTTGGAGATTGTTAGACAAAACAGGTAATGGACTGATTAGTTCGTGACTATACTCCTGAAGTAGGACTCTAGAAGATTGTTTATCGTGTAGTAGACAACCCTTCAAAATTGCATTTATAAGCAATAGTTTTGGTGTGTCGACGTTTCAGGAACAATTGGCTGCAACGAGGAAAATGACGCAGACGTGAAGACTGTAGAGTTTCTAGTTTGACTTTTCACTTATTGAGTCATAGGGCAGACCGTACTATTAAGGAGAGGGGGTCCAAGTTAAGTTGATATTTAGGTCATCGATGTATGCTCAATCCAAAACCTATTTCTTCGAGTGAAGATGAGAGAAATCTCTTTGTGCAGAGTGTTTATTCTCTGAGTCTGTCACAATGTTCTTCAGGACTCCAAGAAAGAATCACTTGCGGTTAAGTCAACTTGACTTGTTACTCAAGTAAGTCGGTgggtgagtttgaaatctgaccttTATGCCATGTGTTGATATTTAGGTCATCGATGTATGCTCAATCCAAAACCTAATTTTTCGAGTGAAGACAAGAGAATCTCTTCATGCAGAGTGTTTGTTCTCTCATTCCGCGACAATGTTCTTCGGGACTTCGAGAAAGAATCACTTGTGATCAAGTCGACTTGATTTGTTCCTCAATTAAGTCGGTGAGTGAGTTTGAAATCCGACCTTTGTACCATGTGTCGGTTCTTCATTGAGTGGGTAGTGCCCTTAATGCTCATTTCACACCTTGGGATTGCTCCCGCCTATAAATATACCCTCATCCTAGCCTAAGATGGTTGGCTGCTTCGTTTGACTTGACAAGACATTATCTGAGCAACCCCTCCTCTGAGAGAATTGAGAGAATACTAATGAGGGAAACCCAGAGCCTAAAATATgtcaagtgattgagcatcacgaTGAAGTAGATTGAATCTTAGCTTGTACATATTACTCTTGTGAACTATGTATCCACTAGACGGTTTGGTGTCAGTTCGGGGTATCCAAGAGCTACCATGGATCATCAAGAACAAGTATGTGAAGGTTTGGAGATCACCTTGAAGATCTACCTAGAGTAATTGGTTGGAGTCTGTGGGAGTTCAGGTCAAGGAGAATAGGACGAAGAGAGGTTTTGTTCACTGTTAAATCACAAGTTCCTCTAACCACACGTAGCATTGTGACGATAGTGTGAACAAATCTAGAGTCGCCATCGAACATTGTGATTCTTTTGCTCACTCACATCACTTTCTGTAATTTTCCCTTGTTATAAAAAAACTTCCCCCTTGCCATTTCTCTCTGTGATTAGTTCAACGAAACTGCTAAGTACTTGCATTTTGCTGGTCATGTTAGCATTTGTTACTTGTGAGTTGCGGTGGGatttttcccgaagaggaagggtgaagcAATATAGTAGCGGATAGTATGTTCCTCATTTctaaaccaaggttatcaaaccaatAGGAGAACCATGAAAATTCCTAGTAAGCAGTACCTACACACACaagagcaaatacttgcacccaacacgggCAAGAGGATCGTCAATCCCCTTGAACTCGTTACTTGCAAGGATTAAATCTGGTAATGATAGATAGATAGATTGAAAAtcaaaataaaagaaagaaaattgcagcaaggtaatTTTAGTTTAGTAATATGATTtgaatagacccgggggcatagttttcactagagacttctctctcaaaaaatagcatacggtgggtagacaaattactgttgggtaattgatagaaaagtgcatagttatgatgatattcatggcaatgatcatgtatatagcattatgtctgtgacaagtagagcaaaatgattctgcatctactactattactccaccaatcgaccgctatccagcatgcatctatagtattaagttTTTGACAAACAGAGTAACgttttaagcaagatgacataattTAGAcagaataaactcaagcaatatgattaaACTCCGTCGTTTTACCCTTAATGGCcacaatacaaatacgtgtctCGCTACCCCTGCTATCACTgcgtgaggacaccgcaagattgtacccactacaaagcacctctcccaccGAAGGTAAATCAATCTAGTTAACCAAACCAAATGcatagatcggagagaaatacaaagctataataatcatgcattaTAAAGTTCAGAAAAAAAACTTAGTTACTTCCAATGAATATTccaatcataaacccacaattcatcggatcccagcaaacacaccgcaaaagaagattacatcgaatcaATCTCTgaagagaacattgtattgaagatcaaagagagagaataaaccatctagctaatcactatggacccgtaggtctgtagtgaactactcacacatcattggaagGGTAGCAAGtttgatgtagaagccctacgTGATCGATTTCCCCTCTGGCAGAGTACCAGAAAAGGCCTTCAGATAGGATTGCGGAAAACAGAAGTTTGCTGCGGGGAACAAATTGTTTCGGTGGCTCTCTGTGGAATTTATGGGAATTTATAGGCTTGGAATTATGACAAAGAGAGCTGCATGGGGCCACAAGCTCAGGTGCCCCCCTGGCCACGCCATGTGAGTTTGTGACTCTCCCGTATATCGTTTGGTCTCCTCCCGAAGCTTCCAGGGTCCTTTTTTGGTTCAGAAAAAAAACACTGTAAAATTTCATcgtgtttggactttgtttggtattgattttctaaaAAGCAAAAAACTTACAGAAAAcgggaactggcactgggcactgagTTTATAGGTTAGTTCCTAAAACAATATAAAATTGCATATAAAGCATcgagattgataatataatagcatgaaacaatcaaaaattatagatacgttgaagacacAACATTATATTTATCTCTTGCAGTACTTGTATGCTCACCTAGTAGTCATTTACTTCTACTTACTTATTCTTATATCTTGTGTTCTGATAGATTTATCTCATAGAAGTTTTCTAGTTATTCATGTAAGTCATTTACTTTTGCAATTTTGTCTCTGTTTAGTTTCTGCCTTAGAGAGAATTCATGTTGTGCTTCTTCGAGAAACTTGCTTTTGTTGAAAAAGAAATTATATCTCCTATTCATGCCTCCCCCTCTCGTTGATTTCTGATCCTACAATTGCTACCAAAGCAAGGTACTCACTTCTCTCTGCACATTTTAGtctaaccgcctggagttttcaGAATCCCGACTCTAGTCAATTTCAGGTCATCCAAGAATATTCAAGTCTTCGATGGCAAAGACTATTCATTCTAGAAGAGCAAGATACACATCCGCATAAACATCATCGATGATGATCTCTAGAGAAACGCTAAAGTTGGTTACATTATTGCCAACCCAACCTATGTTACTCCTGCAGAGAGAAAGTATTAGGAGCTTGATACTCAAGCTGAGGAAATCACATGCAATCATCTCTCTAAGGGGAAACTTTGTCACCTTAGCTCTCTGAGGATATCAAAGGAAAtatggtatatatatatatatacacatgcTAAGGTGAATGAAGGTGTTTCCACTTAGAAATAATCTCGGGTTGATACTTCGCGAAGCCGTTTCAGAAGACTTCACAATGAGTGTGTTCAAAATACTTATGATTGTCTCTATTATATTGCCAATGAGCTCAAAGGACTTGGCTCCATTGCCATTAATGATCATGAAGTGGTGAAGAAGTTGCTTCGGTCTCTAGACAGTTTATTTGATACTTTGATTCTGATGATCAAAGAGCGCCCAGATTAGAAAGATCGCGAACCCTCAAATGTTCTAGAGAGACTTAACACCCATGAGATGCAAGAAGAAGAGACTCGATATTTCTATGGTTTCAACTATTGCAAAAGCCATGCTCTCAGGCTGATGTGGATTCTTCCTTGAAAGAAGAGATTAATGACTGTGAATTGAAAATCATGATCGTATCAGCAAAGATCTTGCATTGATCATGAAATGCTTCAACCGATACAAGAAGAAGAATCACTTCTCATAAGAATTCAAAGTATAACTCGAAATATACCTCTAGATCAAATTCCTCGAGTGAAAACTCCTGCTACAAATGCAAAAAGACTAGTCATTTTATCGATGAATGCCTGTTGTGGGAAATTAAGGCCCGGAACAATGGAAAAGTTACAAAGAGTAGCAAGAGCAAGAACTATAATTCTTGCCCTTATAAGAAGAAAATAACATTTCAAGAATAAAGAGAGTTCATCCTCAAAATCAAGCTCCTAAAGGAAGAAGAATTCTCACAAGGCCAATGTGTATATTGAAAAATAGATGGATTCTGAGGAAGAAGACTCTAAGTCCAAAGCCGCCGAATTAGAATCATCTGCAAAGGAATCTGATTTTGGCATGGCGGGTATTTATTACGCCTCTACACCAACATCGAGCTCGTTCTTCAACAATTATGAAAGCGACGGCGAGGCACCTGCATTCTGCTTCATGGAAAAATCCTCTAAGGGAAATAACTGTCCATCCTGAAAGAATTCCTTGCAGATCCAGAATGGAAATTCCTCAAAGGGTTACAATGTTGATTCTTCCTTGTATGAATATGAGCACTAGTCTTCTAACCATTATATTCATGCTTCTAAGAGAAAAATCTACATATTCTAACAACTATGCTAACAACTCTCCAAGAAAAAACTCAAATGCTCCTTGAGCAAAGTACTCATATATTTAGCACCCAACTAAATCTTCATGGTCGCCCATCAAGATGTGTGTGGTTAAGAGGAACTAATTCTTCTACAGGCCTATTTCTTTGGTGGCACTGAATGGATCATGAATAATGGAtgtactaatcatatgaccggagacagAAGTTTATTCGTCGATCTTAAATTGATTACTTCCTCACAGAAGCATATCACTTTTGGCGACACCAACAAAGGAAAGTTAATTGAGTTAGGTTAAGTTGTCATATCTAAAGAGAAACATATGGATAAGGTCATGCTTGTTCAATCTCTTGGATACAATCTACTGTCCATTTCAAAGCTTTGTGATATGGAAATGATGGTCTTATTCACAAAATCTAGATGTGTGGTTATCATGACAAATGATAACACATTGTCTTCGAAGTTGTTAGAAAATGTGATTTATATATTGTGGATTTCTTTAAGGGCCCCTCAATTATCACTTGTTTGCCTGCAAAGACTACAAAGGATTGGTTGTGGCACTGAAGGCTTGGCGATGCAGGTGCAGCAAACTTGCAGGCTTTGCTGAAGAAAAAGCACATCGTAGGAATTGCCAATGTAAAATTCGATAAAGATCGGCTCTGTGGTGCATGACTGCATGTGAAGCTTACAAGCTCGTGAAGAAATTGCATTCTGCGAAGACTAACCATGACAAGGCCACTCGAAATTCTTCACATGGACATGTTCAGCCCGCAGAACTTCTCTAGCTTCGGTGCCAACCACTATGGACTCGTCATTTTCTATGATTTTCCCCGATTCACCCGAGTTTTCTTTCTCGAGAATAATTTCAGAACCCAGGAGGTCTTCAAACATTTCGCCAGGAAGGCTCAAAATGAATATTAAGTCACTATTAAGCACGTGAGAAGTGAAAGTGGCATCGAGATATCAAAGAATTTCTTGATGattatggcatcacccataagTTCTTCACAGCTTATACTCCCAGCGTTTTGATTTTCGGTTTGTGATTTTTCTCGCCCTAGGCTGAGATGGCCGAATTTCGGTCGTTTTTAAAAATTTCGGCCAAAATTTGACCAAATTTTGACTGAAATTTGATTAAAATTTAACCAAAATTTCTTAAATTTGACCAATTTCGGCAGAAGATAGATTTCGCCCtaggccgagatggccgaaattCGGCCAAAATCCGTTTTTTCGGCCGAAATTCAAAACAGAGTATACTCCACAACAAAATGGAGTGGAGAGGAAGAACCAGATGCTCATTAAAATGGTATGCATCATGCTTAACTAGTAAGTACAAGACCTCAATGCGATTTTGGGCGGACGCCATCAACAAAGGTCTACATGATCTCAGCTGGATATCTCTCCATGTCTCTCTCATCTGACTTGTCGAATAGGGGATAGAAGAGAATTTACTAAAAGTCAGAGATCCATGCCTTATCCACAATATAATCCATTGTATTTTGGCCCCTTTGGCATCAGGTCGCCGCCTCGCCATTGCCATCCAGAAATTCGATACTCCACAGTCCACACTGAGTGGCGCAAAGGAGCTTGGCATTTGTCCGAACCCTCCCGTGTCGTCTTTTTCCGGTCAAATTGCTCGAAGATAATCCTGCCGGTGCACATTTCCATGGCTATatatgcaaggcaccatatgcctAGCACTAGCGAGCACAGCTCAAAGTCAAAGCTTTCTAGCACTAGCACTGAAGACCGGGGCAGCCTGATGGAGCAGGTGACGAAGCTAGCGGGGCAGCGGGCGGTGGTGATCTTCGGCATGAGCTCCTGCTGCATGTGCCACACCGTGACGAGCCTCCTCCGTGATCTCGGGGCGAACCCGACGGTGGTGGAACTGGACGAGGACCCTTGGGGGAAGGAGATGGAGAAGGCGCTGGCGCGGCTCCTCGGCCGGAACCCTGCCGTGCCGGCGGTGTTCATCGGCGGCAGGCTCGTCGGATGCACCGACAAGGTCATGTCCCTTCACCTCAGCGGCAAACTGGTCCCGCTGCTTCGTAATGCAGGTGCTGTCTGGGTGTAGTCCAGGGAGGGCTTTGTAGATATTCGGCTTGATGCATTGGGCGACAGAGAATAATGCAATGTGTAGGTGCTCTGTTATCCTTTCCTGTATTTGGGGACGATGGAGACTAAGGAAACCATGCAGGTCTTTTTACTGTTGATGGGAGTTCCTGTCCTATCAAAGTGTTACACATTATAAAAGCAAATTGCGAGAGAACTTTCATTCTATTCCTGAACTCTCAAGCGAGTACGAAGAAcatcagaaataaaaaaaattacaTTCAAATCCGTAGACTACCTAACGATGACTACAAATGCGTGCCGAAGACGCACCGCCGTCATCGCCACTCCCTCATCGATGTCAggcaaaccttgttgtagtagacagtcgaaAAATCGTCATGCTAAGCCTCATAGTTACGCATTATAATTAGTGGTGTCTCAAATCAAACTTTGTTATATTTTATCAAAATTATAATAAATACAAACACTACcaaataaatataatatgaaaatatattacATGATGAATCTAATAATATATAATAGGTATGGTGAATGGTGATATTTTTGATGTAACCTTGCTCAAACTTCAAAAAAATGACTTAAGACAACACTATTTCTTTATGagaaaactttcaatctattcatctttAATCATGGCAATGCAACGAacactagaaataataaaaattacatccaggtccgtagaccacctagcgacaaCTACAAGCATTGAAACAAGTTGAAGACgtgccgccgtcatcgccccaccctcgccggagccgggcaaaacttgttgtagtagacagtcggaaaGTCGTTGTGCTAAGGTCTCATAGAACCAGCGCAATAGAACAGGAACCGCCGCCGATAAAGAGTAGTGTAGATAGGAAGGATCCAACCTAAAGAAACACAAACGTAGATGAACTATGaccagatccgagcaaatccagcAAGGATAGATCCatcggagacacacctccacacgcccatCGATGATGCTAGACACACCACCAGAACGGAGGCTAGACGGGAATAACCTTATTCCATTTTCAGAGAGCCGTCGCCGTCTCGTCTTTCTAAGCAGGACACAAGCCCTAACAAAATTTGAAGAAACATCTAAAAACGGAGCCCTCCCGCCGGTAAGGGCCGGGATCCACCATGCCACCATGGCCCTAAGGTCACCGGAGACGAggcggaccggcggcggcgccaGCGGGAGGCAAAGGAACCCTAAGTTTTCTTGGAGAGGAAATAACTGTGTAGTTTTCGCAAGACAACACTATTCTGTGAAGTAAAAAATGAGTTTTTTCTTTTCATATCAAACTGGGCGGGT
Protein-coding sequences here:
- the LOC125555610 gene encoding glutaredoxin-C1-like — encoded protein: MEQVTKLAGQRAVVIFGMSSCCMCHTVTSLLRDLGANPTVVELDEDPWGKEMEKALARLLGRNPAVPAVFIGGRLVGCTDKVMSLHLSGKLVPLLRNAGAVWV